In the Thermodesulfovibrio yellowstonii DSM 11347 genome, one interval contains:
- a CDS encoding DEAD/DEAH box helicase, translating into MKFLKDLRINLAKKLILKKKEDIFLLDKIEIDLKGGSPVKLKIPPFPTPQNIEHQYFQKPLVKDYNVNFPDCKHTCMYRISKDKLPEISVFEIRGKLFCPKIKAFAVNLGNPVVIGMSYKKYERKDRVSTLFPVSDDKLCIHGIERKLCSICNQRLQNKKTPIKSNFFQLILPILQPPLGENFDNPIAFQNKLKLYPFKIDGVKFLANHKQAILGDEMGLGKSIQAIVAIRLLFRIGEIVNVIIVCPKSVLTDWKKKLNDWAPELKVVKICGTPEQRKIIWYFPAHVYLITYDTLRQDENVSKKDFDLVILDEIQKIKNPSSGIPKAVRQVNGKIRWGLSGTPLENHLDELVSIFAYIKPGLLTYNDVQNLKKIKDLINPFFLRRRKQDVLKKLPKKVYEEVWLELTPERKAYNKVEQEGIVTLKKQGTSVTVQHIWALISKLKQICNLDPISNESCKLEYLPVAIQTEDRTHRIGQKKTVFVSSLFTVNTIEERIQNILNKKKQLFKEVIDHLSDTRLSKILSEEDLFSLFNIKKSKSK; encoded by the coding sequence ATGAAATTTCTTAAAGATTTACGGATTAATTTAGCTAAAAAATTAATACTTAAAAAGAAAGAAGACATATTTTTACTTGATAAGATTGAAATAGACTTAAAGGGAGGAAGCCCAGTTAAACTTAAAATTCCTCCTTTCCCTACGCCTCAGAATATAGAACACCAATATTTTCAGAAACCATTAGTTAAGGATTATAATGTAAATTTCCCCGATTGTAAACATACTTGTATGTATCGTATTTCAAAAGATAAATTACCTGAAATCTCTGTTTTTGAAATAAGGGGAAAACTTTTCTGCCCTAAAATAAAAGCTTTTGCAGTTAATTTAGGTAACCCCGTGGTCATTGGAATGTCTTATAAAAAATACGAAAGAAAGGATAGGGTGTCAACCTTATTCCCTGTTAGTGATGATAAACTTTGTATTCACGGTATTGAAAGAAAGTTATGTTCTATTTGCAATCAAAGATTACAAAATAAAAAAACACCAATTAAGTCTAATTTTTTTCAATTAATTTTACCCATTCTCCAACCTCCATTAGGTGAAAATTTTGATAATCCGATTGCTTTTCAAAATAAATTGAAGTTATATCCCTTTAAAATAGATGGAGTTAAATTTTTAGCCAATCATAAACAGGCAATACTTGGAGATGAGATGGGACTGGGAAAATCTATACAAGCAATTGTTGCAATAAGATTACTATTCAGAATTGGGGAAATAGTCAATGTAATAATAGTTTGTCCAAAATCAGTGCTAACTGATTGGAAGAAAAAATTAAACGATTGGGCTCCTGAATTGAAAGTTGTAAAAATATGTGGCACTCCAGAACAAAGAAAAATTATCTGGTACTTTCCCGCGCATGTTTATCTAATAACTTATGATACGTTAAGGCAGGATGAGAATGTATCAAAAAAAGATTTTGATCTGGTTATATTAGACGAAATTCAGAAAATAAAAAATCCAAGCTCTGGAATTCCAAAAGCAGTCAGACAAGTTAATGGTAAAATTCGCTGGGGATTGTCTGGGACACCATTGGAGAATCACCTTGATGAGCTTGTGTCTATTTTTGCTTACATTAAACCAGGGCTTTTAACTTATAATGATGTTCAAAATCTTAAGAAGATTAAAGATTTAATTAATCCATTTTTTCTTAGGAGAAGAAAACAAGATGTTCTGAAAAAACTTCCTAAAAAAGTTTATGAAGAAGTTTGGCTTGAACTTACACCTGAGAGGAAAGCATATAATAAAGTTGAGCAAGAGGGAATTGTTACTTTAAAAAAGCAAGGAACATCTGTAACAGTTCAACATATTTGGGCATTAATTTCAAAATTGAAACAAATTTGTAATTTAGACCCTATATCAAATGAAAGTTGTAAACTTGAATATCTTCCTGTTGCCATTCAAACAGAAGACAGAACTCATAGAATTGGGCAGAAAAAAACTGTATTTGTTTCATCACTTTTTACTGTTAATACAATAGAAGAGCGAATACAAAATATTCTTAACAAAAAGAAACAACTCTTTAAAGAGGTTATTGATCACTTGAGTGATACAAGATTATCTAAAATTTTATCTGAAGAAGATTTGTTCAGCCTTTTTAATATCAAAAAATCTAAGAGTAAATAA
- a CDS encoding metallophosphoesterase family protein: MSLKILHTSDWHLGKVFKETTFELLPIQKQIMDEIVDITRKENPDIVLIAGDIFDTYNPSFEAEKIFYETLSRLSEQNCFVFALAGNHDSPDKLQISKPLIAGKHSIFIKSTAFDESKDIEFENENFKLALENSFLKLHLKNEGTVIALKCLPYLSEVRLGLAGDEYLKKVNELLSIEPQFSCDYFLLTSHLSIAGAQQSGSERIFQIGGIEYIPIDFLPKSAHYIALGHLHRHQKLRNATYSGSIYPFDLAEIEHKKGVSVWENGKPDFIEFNKIPKIRKIEFDSLEDAVKNAPEDEAYYYVLIKNPHAYTTASIDALLKAYRNRLVNWQFYTPDVPEEISIPELHSLNEEEMFIEFYRAKLNKKPSQDILSLFLKTLEEVKNATN; this comes from the coding sequence ATGAGTTTAAAAATTCTTCATACTTCTGATTGGCATTTGGGAAAAGTTTTCAAAGAGACCACCTTTGAGCTTTTACCAATTCAAAAGCAGATAATGGACGAAATCGTTGATATTACCAGAAAAGAAAACCCTGACATTGTATTAATTGCAGGTGATATTTTTGACACATACAATCCTTCCTTTGAAGCTGAGAAAATTTTTTATGAAACTCTTTCAAGGCTTTCCGAGCAAAACTGTTTTGTATTTGCTCTCGCTGGCAATCATGACTCACCTGACAAGCTTCAAATATCAAAACCTTTAATAGCTGGTAAACATTCAATCTTCATAAAGAGCACAGCCTTTGATGAATCTAAGGATATTGAATTTGAAAATGAAAATTTTAAGCTCGCTCTTGAGAATTCATTTCTAAAACTACACTTAAAAAATGAAGGAACAGTTATAGCATTAAAATGTCTGCCCTATCTTTCAGAGGTTAGATTAGGATTAGCCGGTGATGAATATCTTAAAAAGGTCAATGAACTCCTATCCATTGAGCCACAATTTAGTTGTGATTACTTTTTATTGACGAGTCATCTGTCTATAGCAGGTGCTCAACAGTCTGGTTCTGAGAGGATTTTTCAAATTGGTGGCATTGAATATATTCCTATAGATTTTTTACCCAAAAGTGCTCACTACATAGCTCTCGGGCATCTTCATAGACATCAAAAACTAAGAAATGCTACTTACTCAGGTTCAATCTATCCCTTTGACCTTGCTGAGATAGAGCATAAAAAGGGAGTTTCTGTATGGGAAAACGGTAAGCCTGATTTTATAGAATTTAACAAAATTCCAAAGATAAGAAAGATTGAATTTGATTCTCTTGAAGATGCAGTAAAGAATGCACCAGAGGATGAGGCATACTATTATGTATTAATAAAAAATCCGCATGCTTATACTACCGCTTCAATTGATGCATTACTTAAAGCATACAGAAATAGACTGGTAAATTGGCAGTTTTATACTCCTGATGTTCCAGAAGAAATTTCAATTCCAGAACTTCACTCTTTGAATGAAGAAGAGATGTTCATAGAATTCTATAGGGCAAAGTTAAACAAAAAACCTTCTCAGGATATTTTGAGTCTTTTTCTAAAAACATTGGAAGAGGTGAAAAATGCTACCAATTAG
- a CDS encoding AAA family ATPase: MLPISLIFEGLNSYAREVKIDFTKFYRTKLFGIFGITGGGKSTILDAIILSIYGKTPRLASTKIKEAINPQRGVINIEFTFEIGRRRFKIQRGIDQRETQIRLYRLEEDKEIPIAEKSNEFNEKIKEIIGLSYEEFCKVVILPQNQFAELLRLEPAKRAELIGNLFDLNYFGEPLYSKFSEKFLKLESTIQDKQRRLNELSEISQESIINKEREVDEITKALGELRQKQKELMEKLNILRNFKQLSDKKKELERELQKMETKKIEIESLKNKIQMDDELAPYKKSFEELKNLKKSIEANKQKHEELARELKIIESRFEKQREQKEEFEKFFSQRNEELIGKIKESEQLVELEQEIKSLLDKEQQRAKEMKKLNLEFKEVDEQLKRIDTETTQLMKNIEKNKALFENTQLNDEELRLYDLLPNALLKLNEIKNLKEEIEILIKKTERERKKWEESFAQIQKEFRDRFNLTIATYEEIDSVIVAKTEEIKELKDKLLRELDEFKVKNLAFTLSKTLLEGKPCPVCGSTEHPKPAESIDDKNIALREEKLKEVDENIFKIEDVKAKIKPLMEKVFISKTNIETYAKEISDKKSKLTKAEHELSQIISVKLWANAEQLFEQIKNKKKKNDEVMKELNYLNSEFHEKMKLKNDVTQKRVEIFTKIQQTHKELEEIKKDTKEKKDKLNEKTGGKTSYEIKTEAEKELEIIKKRSLQLENELKDLDIKKQNTLIAMERITEGIKKDEQKQKEIKASLDLKAKEMRIDVSELAAIILDEETKKSLKNTVEEFEKEFNKAKGALDNILKNLEEIPIKAIQPDELQETEKFIAETNDKIAQSNEKLGTLKEQIRKEKDMLKEKQLLSKEITLMENEFENVKLLKNLTYGKEMVKFFSWQLLKEIVKLTNGILRTLIGRRFSINVNPNLEFTVSDLLYNKERSVNTLSGGETFIVSFALALALSSYIQSKRMRAIQFFFIDEGFSSLDRELLDSVCAVLNELKSQDRLVGLISHIEELKQVIPNSINIKRDITGSSIVTFNV; encoded by the coding sequence ATGCTACCAATTAGCTTAATTTTTGAGGGATTAAACAGCTATGCCCGTGAGGTAAAAATTGATTTTACAAAATTTTACAGGACAAAGCTATTCGGTATATTCGGTATCACGGGAGGAGGTAAATCAACTATACTTGATGCAATAATTCTCTCAATTTACGGTAAAACACCAAGACTTGCTTCAACAAAAATCAAAGAAGCAATAAATCCACAAAGAGGGGTAATTAATATTGAGTTTACCTTTGAAATCGGGAGAAGAAGATTTAAAATCCAAAGGGGTATAGACCAAAGGGAGACCCAAATAAGGCTTTACAGGCTTGAAGAAGACAAAGAAATCCCTATTGCAGAAAAATCAAACGAATTTAATGAAAAAATAAAGGAAATAATAGGGCTCTCCTATGAAGAATTTTGTAAAGTCGTGATTCTTCCACAAAATCAGTTTGCGGAACTTTTACGGCTTGAACCTGCCAAGAGAGCTGAACTAATAGGTAACTTATTTGACCTAAACTACTTTGGTGAGCCTCTATATAGCAAGTTTTCAGAAAAATTTTTAAAACTTGAGTCAACGATTCAAGACAAACAAAGAAGACTCAATGAACTTTCTGAAATTTCACAGGAAAGCATTATTAACAAAGAAAGAGAGGTTGATGAGATAACAAAGGCTCTCGGCGAACTAAGACAAAAACAGAAAGAATTGATGGAAAAGCTTAATATTCTTAGAAATTTCAAACAACTTAGCGATAAAAAGAAAGAACTTGAGAGAGAACTCCAAAAAATGGAAACAAAAAAGATAGAAATAGAGAGCTTAAAAAATAAAATTCAGATGGATGATGAACTTGCTCCGTATAAAAAATCATTTGAAGAATTAAAAAATCTTAAAAAATCAATAGAGGCTAATAAACAAAAACATGAAGAACTTGCCAGAGAATTAAAAATCATTGAAAGCAGGTTTGAAAAACAAAGAGAACAAAAGGAAGAATTTGAAAAGTTTTTTTCTCAGAGAAATGAAGAGTTAATAGGAAAAATCAAAGAAAGTGAGCAATTGGTTGAGCTTGAACAAGAGATTAAAAGTCTTTTAGATAAAGAGCAGCAGAGAGCAAAAGAGATGAAAAAGCTTAATCTTGAGTTTAAAGAAGTTGATGAACAGTTGAAAAGAATTGACACTGAAACTACTCAATTAATGAAAAATATTGAAAAAAATAAAGCTCTTTTTGAGAACACTCAATTGAATGATGAAGAATTAAGGCTCTATGATTTGCTTCCAAATGCTTTATTAAAACTAAATGAGATAAAAAATCTTAAAGAAGAAATTGAGATATTAATCAAAAAAACTGAAAGAGAAAGAAAAAAGTGGGAAGAAAGCTTTGCCCAAATTCAGAAAGAGTTTAGGGATAGATTTAATTTAACGATAGCTACTTATGAGGAGATTGATTCGGTCATAGTCGCAAAAACCGAAGAAATCAAAGAGTTAAAGGATAAGCTTTTAAGAGAGCTTGATGAGTTTAAAGTTAAGAATCTGGCGTTTACCTTAAGCAAAACATTGTTGGAGGGGAAACCTTGTCCCGTGTGCGGAAGCACTGAACATCCAAAACCAGCAGAGAGTATAGATGATAAAAATATTGCACTGAGGGAAGAAAAACTCAAAGAAGTGGATGAAAACATATTTAAAATTGAGGACGTTAAAGCAAAAATAAAACCCTTAATGGAAAAGGTGTTTATTTCAAAGACAAATATTGAAACCTATGCTAAAGAGATTTCAGACAAAAAATCCAAACTAACAAAGGCTGAGCATGAACTTTCTCAGATTATTTCGGTGAAACTCTGGGCTAATGCTGAACAATTATTTGAACAAATTAAGAACAAGAAAAAGAAAAATGATGAAGTAATGAAAGAGTTAAATTATCTAAACAGCGAATTTCATGAAAAGATGAAACTCAAAAATGATGTAACTCAAAAAAGAGTTGAGATTTTCACAAAGATTCAGCAAACACATAAGGAACTGGAAGAAATTAAAAAAGATACAAAGGAAAAGAAAGATAAATTAAATGAAAAGACAGGGGGTAAAACTTCTTATGAAATCAAAACAGAAGCAGAAAAAGAACTTGAGATAATCAAAAAGAGAAGTTTACAACTTGAAAATGAACTCAAAGACTTAGACATTAAAAAACAAAACACTCTCATTGCAATGGAGAGAATTACGGAAGGAATCAAAAAAGACGAACAAAAGCAGAAAGAGATAAAGGCAAGCTTAGATTTAAAAGCAAAGGAAATGAGAATTGATGTATCCGAGCTTGCTGCCATAATTCTTGATGAGGAAACAAAGAAATCCTTAAAAAACACAGTGGAAGAATTTGAGAAAGAATTTAACAAAGCAAAAGGAGCTCTGGATAACATACTTAAGAATCTTGAAGAAATTCCCATAAAGGCAATACAACCTGATGAATTACAGGAGACCGAAAAATTTATTGCTGAAACAAACGACAAAATTGCTCAATCAAATGAAAAATTGGGCACACTAAAGGAGCAGATAAGAAAGGAAAAAGATATGCTCAAGGAAAAACAACTTCTTTCAAAAGAAATAACTTTAATGGAAAATGAATTTGAAAATGTAAAGCTACTCAAAAATCTTACCTATGGGAAAGAGATGGTTAAATTTTTTTCCTGGCAGTTATTAAAAGAAATCGTTAAATTGACAAACGGAATCCTCAGAACTCTCATTGGCAGAAGATTTTCAATCAACGTAAATCCTAATCTTGAATTTACCGTTTCAGACCTTCTTTATAACAAAGAGCGTTCAGTAAATACTCTTTCTGGTGGTGAGACTTTCATAGTTTCTTTTGCTTTAGCCCTTGCCCTTTCAAGCTATATTCAGAGCAAAAGAATGAGAGCCATACAGTTCTTTTTTATAGATGAGGGATTTAGCTCCCTTGATAGAGAACTTCTTGATTCTGTATGTGCTGTATTAAATGAACTCAAATCACAGGATAGACTTGTTGGGCTCATATCTCATATTGAAGAACTTAAACAGGTTATACCGAATAGTATAAATATAAAAAGGGATATAACAGGCTCAAGCATAGTAACCTTTAATGTGTAG
- the cas2 gene encoding CRISPR-associated endonuclease Cas2 codes for MRVLYIIAYDITDARRLGQIRYFLKGYSTGGQKSVYECFLEREELKFIISKIKRLINPNEDRVHIFRIDGRSKVITLGIAVPPIDPEYFYIG; via the coding sequence ATGAGAGTACTTTACATAATAGCCTACGATATAACAGATGCGAGAAGACTTGGACAGATAAGATATTTTCTTAAAGGTTACAGCACGGGTGGTCAAAAGTCTGTTTATGAATGCTTTCTTGAAAGAGAAGAACTAAAATTTATAATTAGCAAAATAAAACGATTAATTAATCCCAATGAAGATAGAGTTCACATTTTCAGAATTGATGGAAGAAGCAAAGTTATTACACTTGGCATAGCAGTGCCCCCAATTGATCCAGAGTATTTTTACATAGGATAG
- the cas1 gene encoding CRISPR-associated endonuclease Cas1, whose amino-acid sequence MSTVFIDRKDIEIRVDGNSISFYAKGKKDGSLPLSPLKRVVIVGNVKIETSVLYKLVNHGITVLFLTGKLKYSGILNGPLHNNGLLRVKQYQKSLSGFSLKFAKELIKRKIVSQRDFLSEIREIKKALAMQADRAIEILNKAISNIEVTPISIDSLRGIEGAASSIYFITYSKIFPNSLKFVRRIKRPPKDPVNAMLSLCYTLLHYEIVREIQLIGLDPTIGFYHQFEYGRESLACDLVELFRVNVDRFVYELFKAKHLGNRDFMKDEESGGVYLKKTGRKKFYPLYEQWVQQQRTIWRGEVQGFARRILEEKDIISG is encoded by the coding sequence ATGAGTACAGTGTTTATAGACAGAAAAGATATAGAGATAAGAGTTGATGGAAACTCAATCAGCTTTTATGCGAAAGGCAAGAAAGACGGTAGCCTTCCTTTGTCACCTTTAAAGAGAGTGGTTATAGTAGGAAATGTTAAGATTGAGACCTCGGTTTTGTATAAACTGGTAAATCACGGAATTACTGTGCTTTTTCTTACTGGCAAACTTAAATATAGTGGTATATTAAATGGTCCACTCCACAACAACGGATTGTTGAGAGTTAAGCAGTATCAAAAATCTCTTTCTGGTTTTTCTTTAAAGTTTGCAAAAGAGCTAATAAAAAGAAAAATAGTCTCTCAAAGGGATTTTCTCTCTGAAATCAGGGAGATAAAAAAAGCTTTGGCTATGCAGGCAGATAGAGCAATTGAAATACTTAATAAAGCTATATCAAACATTGAAGTAACACCCATATCAATAGATTCCTTAAGAGGTATAGAAGGTGCTGCTTCTTCAATTTACTTTATTACCTATTCAAAAATTTTTCCAAACTCTTTGAAATTCGTTAGAAGAATTAAGCGTCCACCAAAAGATCCTGTAAATGCTATGCTTTCTCTTTGTTACACTCTGCTACATTATGAAATTGTGAGAGAAATTCAATTAATTGGACTTGACCCTACAATTGGTTTTTATCATCAATTTGAATATGGAAGAGAGTCTCTTGCCTGTGATTTAGTTGAACTTTTCAGAGTTAATGTGGACAGATTTGTATATGAACTTTTTAAGGCAAAACATTTGGGGAACAGAGACTTTATGAAGGATGAAGAGTCAGGTGGAGTATATCTAAAAAAAACTGGCAGAAAAAAATTTTATCCCCTTTATGAACAATGGGTTCAACAACAGAGAACCATTTGGAGAGGGGAGGTGCAAGGATTTGCAAGAAGAATACTTGAAGAAAAGGACATTATATCTGGTTGA
- a CDS encoding CRISPR-associated endonuclease Cas1 has translation MQEEYLKKRTLYLVEKGNGTTVSRDGPSVLIERNFAAPVRIPADYIDKVIIYGNVEIDAFSITLFSSKFIPILIIGRHEESSIILPNTSELKSYTKYQIMMLDSKKIVESFINWIKERRAQNQKKVLNSLFENISISIEAEDRNYNVMINKIKPSDFLWSRVKEIMQNLIIITILSNLIKFKLDPHIGVINQGYNYGLVFDIYQIYEPYADFLTFQFFYADGANIDFIKNPDLNYDRLRFLIDKFEKKKDDIEQELNSSIAQILSFLRSIST, from the coding sequence TTGCAAGAAGAATACTTGAAGAAAAGGACATTATATCTGGTTGAAAAAGGCAACGGAACAACTGTAAGCAGAGATGGTCCTTCAGTTTTAATAGAAAGAAATTTTGCCGCGCCTGTAAGAATTCCTGCAGATTATATTGATAAAGTCATAATTTACGGAAATGTAGAAATTGATGCCTTTTCAATAACGCTTTTTTCTTCTAAATTTATACCAATTTTGATTATAGGCAGACATGAGGAATCCTCTATAATACTCCCAAATACAAGTGAATTAAAAAGCTATACTAAATATCAGATAATGATGCTTGATTCAAAGAAAATTGTTGAGAGCTTTATTAATTGGATTAAAGAAAGAAGAGCACAGAATCAGAAAAAAGTCCTAAATAGTCTCTTTGAAAACATCTCTATATCAATAGAGGCAGAAGATAGAAACTACAATGTAATGATTAACAAAATCAAACCCTCTGATTTTCTATGGAGCAGGGTAAAAGAGATAATGCAAAATTTAATAATCATAACAATTCTTTCAAACCTTATAAAATTCAAATTAGATCCTCACATAGGAGTAATCAATCAGGGATATAATTATGGTTTAGTGTTTGATATATATCAGATCTATGAACCCTATGCAGACTTTTTAACCTTTCAATTTTTTTATGCTGACGGAGCGAATATTGATTTTATAAAAAATCCAGATTTGAACTATGATAGACTCAGGTTTCTGATAGATAAATTTGAGAAGAAGAAAGATGACATTGAGCAAGAACTTAATTCGTCAATAGCTCAAATACTTTCTTTTCTAAGGAGTATATCCACATGA
- the cas2 gene encoding CRISPR-associated endonuclease Cas2, whose translation MRLPYLVCYDISDEGRLNRVYRFMKGKGFHIQYSVFYCILTDVELKEMKAEILKLIHSRYDDVRIYPLPNNSLVAVLGVGDRIPDGVEVFY comes from the coding sequence ATGAGATTGCCTTATCTTGTATGTTATGACATATCAGATGAAGGCAGACTTAATAGAGTTTACAGATTTATGAAAGGAAAAGGTTTTCATATTCAGTATTCAGTATTTTATTGTATTTTAACTGATGTTGAGTTAAAAGAGATGAAAGCAGAAATACTAAAGTTAATACACTCAAGATACGATGATGTAAGAATATATCCCTTGCCAAACAACTCACTTGTAGCAGTTTTAGGAGTTGGAGACAGGATTCCAGATGGTGTAGAGGTTTTTTATTGA
- a CDS encoding methylated-DNA--[protein]-cysteine S-methyltransferase, with the protein MTPIGLLGIVFDSFLSVKKIFITDSDKNTTIPEFALNFVKQLNSYFKGELLEFNYPVNIQNISEFDKKVLEVTCEIPYGQTVTYNWLAKKLNTSPIAIGQALKRNPLPIIIPCHRVIKSDGTLGGYSLGIEIKKWLIEHERSTLYKFQLMKLHHRML; encoded by the coding sequence ATGACTCCTATTGGATTACTGGGAATTGTCTTTGATTCTTTTTTATCAGTAAAAAAAATATTCATAACAGACTCCGATAAAAATACAACTATTCCTGAATTTGCATTAAATTTTGTTAAGCAGTTGAATTCATATTTTAAAGGTGAACTCTTAGAGTTTAACTATCCTGTCAATATCCAAAATATCTCAGAGTTTGATAAAAAAGTTCTTGAAGTAACTTGTGAAATTCCATACGGGCAAACTGTTACATATAATTGGCTTGCGAAAAAGCTTAATACATCGCCAATAGCTATTGGACAGGCTTTAAAGCGAAATCCTTTGCCAATCATTATTCCCTGTCATAGGGTGATTAAGTCAGATGGAACATTGGGTGGATACAGTCTTGGAATAGAAATAAAAAAGTGGCTTATAGAGCATGAAAGGTCTACGCTTTACAAATTTCAATTAATGAAACTTCATCACAGGATGTTATAA
- a CDS encoding ATP-binding protein, with product MFVQHQAFIWNGKEKSLKIVNRLPKYDIKELFGIDKQKELLLSNTKAFIEGKRVNNVLLWGERGTGKTTLIRSLLGYFKKSSLRMIQVLKNDIITMPYLYDIIYEHRDFRFIIFIDDLSFNENEQEFRDLKIVMDGGIEEIPENSVIYATSNRRNLMPAVSQSDNELFPEDSLQERASLIERFGLRIGFYRFSQEQYLDIVKHYATVAGIDLNPEELTKKAREWALIHGTTGRSAYQFVLSLQIF from the coding sequence ATGTTTGTTCAACATCAAGCATTTATTTGGAATGGTAAAGAAAAAAGCTTGAAAATTGTTAACAGGCTTCCCAAATATGATATCAAAGAACTTTTTGGAATTGACAAGCAAAAAGAGTTACTTCTTTCAAATACAAAAGCTTTTATTGAGGGCAAAAGGGTTAATAATGTCCTTTTATGGGGAGAAAGAGGAACAGGTAAGACTACCCTTATAAGAAGTTTGCTTGGTTATTTTAAAAAATCTTCTTTAAGAATGATTCAGGTTTTAAAAAATGATATTATCACAATGCCTTATCTTTATGACATTATCTATGAACACAGAGATTTTAGATTTATTATTTTTATAGATGACCTGTCATTCAATGAAAATGAACAGGAATTCAGAGATTTAAAAATCGTCATGGATGGAGGGATAGAGGAAATTCCTGAGAATTCTGTTATTTATGCTACTTCAAACAGGAGAAATCTCATGCCTGCTGTATCCCAGAGTGACAATGAGCTTTTTCCCGAAGACAGCCTTCAAGAGCGCGCTTCATTGATTGAGAGATTTGGTTTAAGAATAGGATTTTATAGATTTTCACAGGAGCAGTATCTTGATATTGTTAAACATTACGCAACAGTTGCTGGGATAGATTTAAATCCTGAAGAACTGACCAAAAAAGCCAGAGAATGGGCTTTAATCCATGGAACAACAGGGCGGTCTGCCTATCAGTTTGTCTTAAGTCTTCAGATTTTTTAA